The Gemmatimonadota bacterium DNA window ATCACCGAAGTCGAGCGACGCGCGGTGCGCGACTCGGCCGAGACGGCTGGCGCCAAGCAGGTGCTCATGGTGGCGGAGCCGATGGCGGCCGCGATCGGTGTCGGCCTGCCGGTGGAAACGCCGACCGGCAACATGGTGATCGACATCGGCGGTGGCACGACTGAGATCGCCGTCATCGCCCTTTCCGGCATCGTCTCCGACACCTCGATCCGTATCGGCGGCGATGAGCTTGATCAGGCCATCGTGATGTTCATGCGCAAGAACTACAACCTGCTGGTCGGCGAGCCGACGGCCGAGCTGATCAAGATCAAGGTCGGCTCGGCGTTCACGCTGAGCGAAGAGCGCGAGATGGAAGTGAAGGGGCGCGACCTCGTCTCCGGCATCCCGAAGACGGTGCGCGTGCACTCGAGCGAGATCCGCGAAGCGGTGCAGGAGCCGGTCCAGCAGATTGTCGATGCCGTGCGGCGCGCGCTCGAAATCACTCCGCCCGAGCTCTCGTCCGACATCGTCGATCGCGGCATCGTGATGACCGGTGGCGGCGCGCTGATCCGCGGCCTCGACATGCTGCTCCAGCAGGAGACCGGACTCCCGATCCACGTCGACGAGGATCCGCTCACCTGCGTCGTCCGAGGGACTGGCCGGATCCTGGACGACTTCGAGAAGTACCGTAGCGTCCTT harbors:
- a CDS encoding rod shape-determining protein; the encoded protein is MLPANEIAVDLGTANTLIYVKGEGIVLNEPSVVAIEKATGRVKGIGLEAKRMLGRTPDGIVAVRPMRDGVIADFDVTEKMLRYFLKTIIDKHFFRVKPKVIVAVPSGITEVERRAVRDSAETAGAKQVLMVAEPMAAAIGVGLPVETPTGNMVIDIGGGTTEIAVIALSGIVSDTSIRIGGDELDQAIVMFMRKNYNLLVGEPTAELIKIKVGSAFTLSEEREMEVKGRDLVSGIPKTVRVHSSEIREAVQEPVQQIVDAVRRALEITPPELSSDIVDRGIVMTGGGALIRGLDMLLQQETGLPIHVDEDPLTCVVRGTGRILDDFEKYRSVLVT